One window from the genome of Marinobacter sp. LV10R510-11A encodes:
- a CDS encoding helix-turn-helix domain-containing protein → MDPYALSDDAWCKEIGSRLDLLRQSRGMSREDLGSETGVSQPTLRKLLDEGAGKLPYLVAALRAMEAMDTLELFIAPEPINPAVLLRGIRKGLSVSARGHSPSVYAKQRRFEEEESSEPTKPPKDGSKDKLEW, encoded by the coding sequence ATGGATCCTTACGCGCTATCAGACGATGCCTGGTGTAAAGAAATAGGAAGCCGGCTCGATCTGCTCCGCCAGTCACGGGGGATGAGTCGTGAGGACCTCGGCTCGGAGACGGGCGTCAGCCAACCCACCTTGCGCAAGCTTCTTGACGAAGGCGCCGGCAAGCTCCCTTATCTGGTCGCGGCTCTTCGTGCCATGGAGGCGATGGATACGCTGGAACTCTTTATTGCTCCGGAGCCGATAAACCCGGCGGTTTTATTGCGCGGAATCCGCAAAGGTCTCAGTGTTTCCGCAAGAGGTCATTCGCCGTCAGTTTATGCAAAGCAGCGGAGATTCGAGGAAGAAGAATCCTCTGAACCGACAAAACCCCCAAAAGATGGCAGTAAGGACAAGCTCGAATGGTAG
- a CDS encoding type II toxin-antitoxin system HipA family toxin, producing MVVRKRHRSGLDPEDIAEVMLWGKAVGALMYDRQQGVYRFGYDPDWHSHGLDIAPLTMPLHGLRSVFEFTSLNPETYKGLPGCFADTLPDDFGNAVINAWIARQGRDPKNFSAVERLLYTGTRGMGALEFLPAMFGANTGSSESLEIDALVRTAQTVLDERARAGGEIAPENNSGIDSIFQVGSSAGGARPKAVVALNKNRTDIRSGQMDAPAGYEHYLLKFDGVTEHRSGSEIFGDPMGFGLMEYTYYQMATLAGIRMEPSEILLDGPRAHFLTRRFDRKGNNKIHMQTLCAMAHADYKKPGQFSYEELFQVARRLRLSRVEALELYRRMVFNVVARNQDDHTKNFSFLMSEEGDWSLAPAYDIAYSYRPGSFWVEQHNISLNGRRSEFTQADLLAVASQIGNFPESDALEIIRECIHAVSQWRPLASKNNVPKSLIDEIEGNLRLDL from the coding sequence ATGGTAGTGCGTAAGCGTCACCGCTCAGGCCTTGACCCAGAAGACATCGCAGAGGTCATGCTCTGGGGGAAGGCTGTTGGTGCACTCATGTACGACCGCCAACAAGGCGTTTATCGCTTTGGTTACGATCCTGACTGGCACAGCCATGGCTTGGACATTGCGCCTCTTACAATGCCTCTTCATGGCCTTCGTAGCGTCTTCGAATTCACCTCCCTGAACCCGGAGACTTACAAAGGGCTGCCCGGCTGCTTTGCCGATACCCTGCCTGACGATTTCGGCAACGCCGTCATTAACGCCTGGATCGCTCGCCAGGGTCGTGATCCTAAGAACTTCTCAGCCGTTGAGCGGCTTTTGTACACTGGCACCCGGGGCATGGGAGCGCTGGAGTTCCTGCCTGCCATGTTCGGTGCCAATACCGGCTCAAGCGAGTCTCTTGAGATTGATGCCTTAGTCAGAACGGCTCAAACGGTTCTTGATGAACGAGCTCGGGCCGGCGGCGAAATCGCTCCGGAAAACAACAGCGGGATTGATTCCATCTTTCAGGTAGGCTCCTCCGCCGGGGGCGCCCGCCCCAAGGCCGTCGTTGCTCTCAATAAAAACCGAACCGATATCCGTTCAGGCCAGATGGATGCCCCCGCGGGCTATGAACACTACCTTCTTAAATTTGATGGAGTGACCGAACACCGCTCAGGCAGTGAGATCTTTGGCGATCCCATGGGCTTCGGCCTCATGGAGTACACCTACTACCAGATGGCGACCTTGGCCGGCATCCGCATGGAGCCTTCTGAGATTCTCCTGGACGGGCCCCGAGCGCACTTTTTGACCCGCCGATTTGACCGCAAGGGCAATAACAAGATCCACATGCAAACGCTCTGTGCTATGGCTCATGCGGACTACAAGAAGCCTGGTCAGTTCAGTTACGAGGAGTTGTTTCAGGTGGCTCGCCGCTTGCGGCTCTCTCGGGTCGAGGCGTTAGAGCTGTATCGCCGGATGGTGTTCAACGTTGTTGCCCGTAACCAGGACGACCACACCAAGAACTTCTCGTTCCTCATGAGCGAAGAGGGAGACTGGTCTTTGGCACCGGCTTATGACATCGCTTACAGCTATCGACCGGGGTCTTTCTGGGTCGAACAGCACAACATCTCTCTCAACGGCCGGCGTTCGGAGTTTACACAGGCGGACTTGCTGGCGGTGGCTTCTCAGATTGGCAACTTCCCCGAGAGCGATGCACTG
- a CDS encoding RNA-guided endonuclease InsQ/TnpB family protein: MDKRKTNYKLYPSQSQSERLLESLRLHQQLYNAALQERIDCYRKTGKSISYNDQQASLTQIRADHPEYKAIPVYITRMTLRRLDKAFKAFFERVKKGQAPGFPRFRSLSRFSSFEMCGGSGWAFIPEANGKHGRLSINGIGRIKARGKARTLGKVKTSQVIHKHGQWFLSVTVECEPVRACKGQKACGFDWGVEYLGTVTYENGEHYAIENPRYYRDSKESLLPMQQAVSRKKRGSNRWKRACKVLTQARAKVARQRHHDHHQLSHDLAKEYTLFATEKLTIRNMTRTAKGTLEKPGKMVKQKSGLNREILDTAPAKLLAMIHYKVEETGGEFVEIPTRKAKPSQRCPACWEVVKKTLSERTHQCDCGCTMPRDAASGLVAIKWALGLGGNSPNAGHSAKPLLSVA; encoded by the coding sequence ATGGATAAGCGCAAAACCAATTACAAGCTCTACCCCAGCCAATCGCAATCTGAGCGGTTGCTTGAGAGCTTGCGCTTACACCAACAACTTTATAATGCCGCACTACAAGAGCGTATCGACTGTTACCGAAAAACCGGAAAGTCGATCTCCTATAACGACCAACAAGCCAGTTTGACTCAGATCCGCGCCGACCATCCCGAATACAAAGCCATTCCGGTTTACATTACCCGAATGACGCTTCGCCGCCTGGACAAAGCGTTCAAAGCATTTTTTGAGCGCGTAAAGAAAGGCCAGGCTCCGGGGTTCCCCCGCTTTCGCTCACTCAGCCGGTTTTCCAGTTTTGAGATGTGCGGTGGCAGCGGCTGGGCGTTTATTCCCGAGGCGAACGGTAAGCACGGCAGGCTTTCGATCAACGGCATTGGCCGCATCAAGGCTCGGGGGAAGGCTCGAACTCTGGGAAAGGTCAAAACTAGCCAGGTTATCCATAAGCACGGGCAGTGGTTCTTATCAGTCACCGTCGAATGTGAGCCTGTGCGGGCCTGCAAAGGCCAGAAAGCTTGCGGGTTTGATTGGGGCGTGGAGTATTTAGGCACGGTTACGTACGAAAACGGCGAGCATTACGCGATCGAGAACCCACGTTACTACCGGGACTCCAAAGAGAGCTTGCTGCCGATGCAGCAGGCTGTATCACGCAAAAAGCGAGGTTCCAACCGGTGGAAGCGGGCCTGTAAAGTTCTGACTCAAGCCAGAGCTAAGGTTGCCCGGCAGCGCCACCACGATCACCATCAACTGAGCCACGATCTAGCGAAGGAATACACGCTCTTTGCCACGGAAAAACTGACCATTCGGAACATGACCCGAACGGCAAAAGGCACACTCGAAAAGCCAGGGAAAATGGTCAAGCAGAAGTCCGGGTTAAACCGGGAGATACTAGACACCGCGCCGGCAAAGTTGCTGGCCATGATTCACTACAAAGTCGAAGAAACTGGTGGTGAGTTTGTCGAAATACCCACTCGAAAAGCAAAGCCGAGTCAGCGTTGCCCTGCCTGCTGGGAGGTCGTAAAAAAGACGCTCAGCGAACGAACGCATCAGTGCGATTGCGGCTGTACCATGCCGCGTGACGCGGCGAGCGGCCTTGTGGCTATCAAGTGGGCTTTAGGTTTGGGCGGAAACTCGCCCAATGCAGGTCACTCTGCAAAACCGCTTCTAAGTGTGGCTTAG
- a CDS encoding IS66 family transposase, whose product MWNSSFGQAVNYFNKHFDGLSAFCRHEGAPLDNNRMERGLKLPIRNRKNAMFFKSAAGAAIADVITSVIATCAFAGINPLIYLRSVQRHASEARQSPQSWLPWTYQSHSSQDIKAA is encoded by the coding sequence ATGTGGAACAGCAGCTTTGGCCAGGCGGTCAACTACTTCAACAAGCACTTCGACGGACTCAGCGCATTCTGCCGCCATGAGGGGGCACCGCTCGACAATAATCGCATGGAGCGTGGTCTCAAGCTGCCGATCCGTAATCGCAAGAACGCCATGTTCTTCAAGAGCGCCGCCGGTGCGGCCATCGCCGATGTGATCACCTCAGTGATTGCGACCTGCGCCTTTGCCGGAATCAATCCGCTGATTTACCTGCGGAGCGTCCAGCGCCATGCCAGCGAAGCCAGGCAAAGCCCGCAGAGCTGGTTGCCGTGGACCTATCAAAGCCATAGCAGTCAAGACATCAAAGCCGCCTGA
- the tnpA gene encoding IS200/IS605 family transposase, which produces MSKTTLKAQHHCVYNTKYHLVLVTKYRNPVINEGILARLSELISERVSAWEGELFEVNGEPDHIHILMELPPKYAVADFVNALKTGTSRRIRKEFADHVNSYYWKPFFWSKSYCVITCGGAPLSIIKQYIENQKGA; this is translated from the coding sequence ATGTCTAAAACAACCCTGAAAGCTCAGCACCATTGCGTATACAACACAAAGTATCACTTGGTTCTTGTGACAAAGTATCGAAACCCGGTCATTAACGAGGGCATATTAGCTCGCCTGTCTGAACTGATTTCTGAGCGTGTGAGCGCTTGGGAGGGGGAGCTTTTTGAGGTAAACGGCGAGCCTGACCACATCCATATTTTGATGGAACTACCCCCCAAATACGCCGTAGCTGATTTTGTGAACGCCCTGAAAACGGGAACCTCTCGAAGAATCAGGAAAGAGTTTGCCGACCACGTTAATAGCTATTACTGGAAACCATTTTTCTGGTCGAAAAGCTACTGCGTAATCACCTGCGGTGGCGCACCGCTTTCGATTATAAAGCAATACATCGAAAACCAAAAAGGCGCTTAA
- a CDS encoding AbrB family transcriptional regulator, giving the protein MPVVSQKRQVTLPVEQCSIAGIQPGDEYESFVSRKGVISIVRMHKGAAKGLLKGIPVNDHVCDEQSLESVIR; this is encoded by the coding sequence ATGCCCGTTGTCAGCCAAAAAAGACAAGTCACGCTTCCGGTTGAGCAATGCTCAATCGCAGGTATTCAACCTGGCGACGAATACGAGAGCTTCGTCAGTCGGAAGGGTGTCATTTCGATAGTCCGAATGCACAAAGGAGCCGCCAAAGGCCTGCTCAAAGGCATCCCCGTTAATGACCATGTGTGCGATGAACAATCCCTAGAAAGCGTCATACGCTGA
- a CDS encoding polysaccharide biosynthesis protein, whose product MRHQPKCLVLFEQSEFALYAIERELQQINLVEGLNVCVHPLLGSVVHRRRCEAVMLRNSALCHRLANTPMPSFHLVCRGPKALERR is encoded by the coding sequence ATTCGCCATCAGCCCAAATGCCTGGTGTTGTTTGAGCAGTCCGAGTTTGCTTTGTACGCCATTGAGCGCGAGCTTCAGCAGATTAATCTGGTGGAAGGCTTGAATGTGTGCGTTCACCCATTGTTGGGCAGTGTGGTGCACCGCCGCCGCTGTGAAGCGGTAATGCTGCGTAATTCGGCGTTATGTCACCGCCTAGCCAACACGCCAATGCCGAGCTTTCATCTGGTTTGTCGTGGCCCAAAAGCGCTTGAAAGGCGGTGA
- the nadS gene encoding NadS family protein — protein sequence MSIFNELQTSLEEAISIKHGKAQASRTTRHEVADVKAIRAALHVSQAEFAKAMGTSVVTIKSWKTKRRNPTGLAAKVLATIQDNPSYFSERMATVITSNPTNERRETGKTSRANARCAVPPSPKF from the coding sequence ATGAGCATTTTTAACGAACTCCAGACATCCCTGGAAGAAGCCATCAGTATTAAGCACGGCAAAGCTCAGGCCTCCCGAACAACTCGCCACGAAGTGGCCGATGTGAAAGCGATACGAGCTGCATTGCATGTTTCACAGGCCGAATTTGCAAAGGCCATGGGAACCAGTGTCGTTACCATAAAAAGCTGGAAAACCAAACGCCGTAATCCCACAGGCCTTGCAGCCAAGGTTCTCGCGACAATTCAAGACAACCCCAGTTATTTCAGCGAGCGGATGGCTACGGTTATCACATCCAACCCAACCAACGAAAGGAGGGAGACAGGAAAAACGAGTCGTGCTAACGCACGATGCGCTGTCCCTCCCAGCCCTAAATTCTGA
- a CDS encoding polysaccharide biosynthesis protein codes for MFKEFLRLSRFKKRLISLSADFIALSFALWASFALRLDVALWEPNRAQLLISLLTVVFTLGVFVRLGLYRAVIRYMSDRAFITIITGVAASTLLLVLLSYGLNVFVPRSVPVIYAALALIFVGGSRMSMRMLVQYSSGRDKERVAIIGVGKTGVQLAKALQQGDEYHPVMFISLIPANHKTLVVGLPAFALSHLKDAVRSLRVERLLLAVDADLDVNRREFLTQLEKLNLPVQTVPSFSEVIAGQARINDIRDLEIEDLLGRDPVRSDSAQVASSLFGRAVMVTGAGGSIGSELCRQIIRHQPKCLVLFEQSEFALYAIERELQQINLAEGLNVCVHPLLGSVVHRRRCEAVMLSFGVQTVYHAAAYKHVPLVEHNVIEGVQNNVFGTLHAAEAAVAAGVELFVLISTDKAVRPTNVMGASKRMAELVLQGLAQRQSGTVFSMVRFGNVLGSSGSVVPLFRDQISSGGPVTVTHPDIIRYFMTIPEASQLVLQAGSMGEGGEVFVLDMGEPVKIADLARKMMHLMGRRERTAEQPDGEIELVFSGLRPGEKLFEELLIGDDPQGTAHPRIMMAREVCMTWPEVADTIKQLQYASQAFDCESALSILKAAPTGFAPNGGVGDLVWNLNPRPLVADKAGAVGTDLKSVPMAGNGRLGQI; via the coding sequence ATGTTTAAGGAATTTCTTCGATTATCCCGCTTCAAAAAACGGCTGATATCGCTATCCGCCGATTTCATCGCCCTGTCCTTTGCGCTTTGGGCCTCTTTTGCGTTACGCCTGGACGTGGCCTTGTGGGAACCAAACAGAGCTCAGTTGCTGATTTCATTACTTACTGTTGTATTTACGCTGGGTGTGTTCGTTCGGCTTGGTTTGTATCGTGCTGTTATTCGCTACATGAGTGACCGGGCTTTCATAACCATCATTACCGGCGTTGCGGCCTCGACGTTGCTGTTAGTGTTACTGAGCTACGGCCTGAACGTATTTGTTCCCCGTTCTGTTCCGGTGATCTACGCCGCGTTGGCGTTAATTTTTGTGGGTGGTAGCCGCATGAGTATGCGCATGCTGGTGCAATACTCTTCCGGGCGTGATAAAGAGCGCGTGGCGATTATAGGCGTCGGTAAAACCGGTGTTCAGTTGGCCAAAGCGTTACAGCAGGGTGACGAATACCACCCTGTCATGTTTATCAGTCTGATACCTGCCAACCACAAAACCTTGGTGGTGGGTTTGCCGGCGTTTGCGTTGAGTCATTTAAAAGACGCGGTGCGCAGTCTGCGTGTTGAGCGCTTGCTGCTGGCGGTGGATGCGGATTTGGACGTGAACCGTCGCGAGTTTCTGACTCAGTTGGAAAAGCTGAATCTTCCGGTGCAAACGGTGCCGTCGTTTAGCGAAGTGATTGCCGGTCAGGCGCGCATTAATGACATTCGCGATCTTGAGATTGAGGATCTGCTGGGCCGTGATCCGGTGCGATCAGACAGCGCCCAGGTGGCGTCGTCGCTGTTTGGCCGTGCGGTGATGGTGACCGGCGCCGGTGGTTCGATTGGCTCCGAGTTGTGCCGGCAGATTATCCGCCACCAGCCCAAATGCCTGGTGTTGTTTGAGCAGTCTGAATTTGCCTTGTACGCCATTGAGCGCGAGCTTCAGCAGATCAATCTCGCGGAAGGTCTGAACGTATGTGTTCACCCACTGTTGGGCAGTGTGGTGCACCGCCGCCGTTGTGAAGCGGTAATGCTTTCGTTTGGCGTGCAAACGGTGTACCACGCTGCGGCGTACAAGCATGTGCCGCTGGTAGAGCACAATGTGATTGAAGGTGTGCAGAACAATGTGTTCGGCACATTGCACGCGGCCGAGGCAGCGGTTGCGGCGGGCGTTGAGTTGTTTGTGCTGATTTCGACCGATAAAGCGGTACGGCCCACCAATGTGATGGGCGCCAGTAAGCGTATGGCAGAGTTGGTGCTGCAGGGGTTGGCCCAGCGCCAGAGCGGTACGGTGTTCTCGATGGTGCGTTTTGGCAATGTGCTGGGCTCGTCGGGTTCTGTGGTGCCTTTGTTCCGCGACCAGATAAGCAGTGGTGGGCCGGTTACGGTGACTCATCCGGACATTATTCGCTATTTCATGACCATTCCCGAAGCCAGCCAATTGGTGCTGCAAGCCGGTAGCATGGGTGAGGGCGGTGAGGTGTTTGTGCTGGATATGGGTGAGCCGGTGAAAATTGCGGATTTGGCCCGCAAGATGATGCACTTAATGGGTCGCCGTGAAAGAACCGCCGAGCAGCCAGATGGCGAGATTGAACTGGTGTTCAGTGGTTTACGTCCTGGTGAAAAACTGTTTGAAGAACTGTTGATTGGTGATGATCCCCAAGGCACGGCACACCCGCGCATTATGATGGCCCGTGAGGTGTGTATGACCTGGCCGGAGGTTGCGGACACCATCAAGCAACTGCAATACGCCAGCCAGGCGTTTGATTGTGAGAGCGCGCTGTCTATTCTTAAAGCGGCACCGACGGGTTTTGCGCCTAATGGGGGTGTTGGGGATTTGGTGTGGAATTTGAATCCGCGGCCGTTGGTGGCCGATAAAGCCGGGGCAGTCGGGACAGATTTGAAATCTGTCCCGATGGCGGGGAACGGAAGACTGGGACAGATTTGA